The DNA segment ATATACGAACTATAAGGAAGTTATGCCTGACAAAGCTTTTTTGAACTCTTTTTCTTCTTCACTGCAGAAACTGTCCCTTAATTCACGCCTTAACAGCTTCCAGCCGTTTACCCGCGGCAACCTGTCAAGAAATATATATGAACGCGGGACTTTGTACCTTGCAAGTCTTTCCATACCGAAATTAATAAGGTCCTCTTCACTCAGTTTCTTTCCGGATACCGTAACTACTGCAGCAACAGGTACTTCACCGCGGTGTATATCAGGGCACCCGAATATCGCGATATCGTCTATGTCAGGGTGCTCTATATACACTTTCTCCACTTCTGTAGGATAAATTTTCCAGCCTGACATTACAATCATATCCTTCTTTCTGTCGGTAATCGCAAGCATACCGTCTTCATCTATAAAACCGATATCGCCTGTCAGAAACCACCCGTCAGGCAGAAACACTTTCTTAGTTTCGGCTTCCATTCTCCAGTAGCCCTTTGCAACGGCGGGTCCCCTGAGCGCTATCTCACCCATTTTTGTGTTTTCAAGCTCTTTTGAAGAATCGTTTGTATCCACAATCTTCATTTCAGTATAACCTACAGGATAGCCGACGCTTTTGAATTCATCCGCATATTTGTAGTCTTCAGGCCGGATTGCCGTACCGGTCCCGACGACAATAGTCTCCGAAAGCCCGTATGCATTCACAACCGGGGTATGAAAACGCGTATAAAATTCTTTCCAGACACTGGGATGAAGCGGGCCGCCGCCGCTTATCATCTCCCGTACAGTTGAAAAACTCTTCTCACTACCTTTGTCCGTATTCAGAAGTGAGTGAATCACAGGGGGCATCCCGGCGATTACCGTAACTTTGAACTGTTCTGAATAACGAATATAACGGTCGAGGTCAAATTTCTCCATTATGACCCATGTGGCACCCGCTTTTAGCGCTGAAATTCCCCATGATACACCTACGTGCGCCATAGGATATATTCCCAGGTAAACATCGTCCTGGCAGTAATTCAAAAGGCCGCATTCCGACTCCATTGCCGCCATCCAGTTTCCGTGGGTAAGCATTGCGCCTTTCTGCTTTCCGGTTGTGCCTGATGTGTACTGAAGCTGGCACAGGTCATCTGCAAGACAGTTTACCGGTGGTATATATGAGGGCATGTCCGACAATGCATCATCCCATTTTTCATCCCCGGTGATAAACAAAAGAGGTTTTGAAGACATCATTGAGCAGGCTTCTTCTGCATTTTTTCTGCCCTCTGCGCCTGAAATAATTGCCGATGCACCTGAATTTTCAAGCATATACTTAATTTCCAACTCGCAAAGAACTATATTCAGAGGTACTGCAACCGCTCCTATTCTCCACAGCGCCAGATATGAAAAAAGATATTCAGGAACCGAAGGCAGGTATATGCAGACTCTGTCCCCGCGTGATATGCCTGATTTCAGAAACAGAGACGAGCGCCTGCATACAGTCTCAAGCATTTCCTCATATGTGCATTTAAAGTCCCCGGACGGAAAAATTACAGCATTCTTCCTGCCCAGTCTTTTATTCACGTCAAGAAAGGCAGTAAAATTTGACAATATTATATCCTCCTTTGCAGAAGATGCCTGTAAATCACACCACTGCGATGTATACTTATGTACAGCATAGTATAAATAACAATCAAAAAAAGTTATTGGTATTCAACAGGCTGAACCTGTTGGGGCAGACCACCTTTAAAGTGCTGCTCTATCTTTGAATACTGCTCTCTTAACCTGTCGTTCATCATCGGGTGTATCTTTTCAAGAGCCATTTTGAAATGAGACTCCAAAACTTCGGATTTTCCCTCGCGCATCGCAAACATGGCTGATTCCCTGCACAAAAGCTCCAGGTCTGATCCAACGTAACCAAACGTTTTTGCAGCAACTTTTTTTATCAGACTGTCTCTTACGGGGTCTTCCATGTAAAGACCGTTTTTGATAAGCTGCGCGACGATTATCCTTCTCCTGTTCCCTTTAGACAAAACAGGCGAATCACGGGGGTCAATACCTTCAAAGCCAGCCTTAAGTTCATCCACTGTTAATTTCCTGTTCAGAGAGAAGTCTCTTTTTTTACTTATCTCAGAGAATGCCTCTTCAATACTGCTTTCATCATAATTCTGCGTAAAATCAACAGCCTCCTCAATATTCGAATCCTCTAAAGGCAGATATTTGGAATGAATCTGAATAATTTTCACCCGTGATTTTTCATCAGGTTCACCTATGTAGACAAGACGGTCAAATCTTCCTGCCCTAAGCAGTGCCGGGTCTATGATATCAGGGCGGTTTGTCGCACCCATTACAACGACGCCATTTAATTCCTCAATACCGTCAAATTCTGTAAGTATCTGGTTCAAAACACTTTCAACAACTCTTGACTCGGGACCCGACCCCCTTGCAGGAGCAAGGGCATCAAGCTCATCAAAGAATATTATGGACGGTGCAACCTGGCGTGCTTTCCTGAAGATTTCCCTTACGGCACGTTCACTCTCGCCGACCCATTTCGACAGAAGCTGCGGTCCGCGTACAGGAATAAAGTTTGCACCGCTCTCGTTTGCCACAGCCTTTGCAATCAGTGTCTTTCCTGTACCGGGAGGACCATAAAGAAGGACACCTTTAGGAGACTTTATTCCAAAGTTTTCAAACTTTTCACGCCTTGTAAGTGGATATTCGACAGTTTCACGTATTTCCTCCTTTTCCCTGGAAAGGCCGCCCACATCAGACCAGTTGACATGAGACACCTCAAGAAATACCTCTCTCATAGCGCTCGGATTTATCTCCTTTAATGCATCCCTGAAATCGCTTATCCTGATCTCCATGGACTCAAGAACCTCCTGAGGAATTTCATCGGAATCAAGGTCTATATCAGGAAGATACCGCCTAAGCGCCCTCATTGCGGCTTCCCTTGCAAGAGAAGCAAGATCTGCTCCTACAAAACCGTTAGTCTTAGATGCAAACTCCTCAAGCATCGTTTCACGGTTCTTGTGGACCTCATCGGCAATGATTTTGAACTCCTCTTCAAGTTTTTCTCTGGCTTCCCCCTCGGAAGAGTCGCATTCCTTCTTTTTCTCGAGAATAAGATTTTCTCCTTCTATAGGCATACCGCGTGTATGTATCCTAAGAATCTCAAGACGATCATCTTCTCCCGGAACGCCTATTTCAATCTCCCTGTCAAATCTTCCGGGTCTCCTGAGTGCCTGATCTATTGCATCTAGCCGGTTGGTCGCACCTATAACGACCACCTGACCTCTCTCCTCAAGTCCGTCCATCATAGTAAGAAGCTGCGCAACGACTCTCCTTTCAACCTCTCCCGTGACATCCTCACGCTTCGGGGCAATTGAGTCTAGCTCATCTATAAAAACTATTGAAGGAGCGTTTTCTTCAGCCTCATCGAAGATTTCCCTTAAACGCTGCTCGCTCTCACCGTAATATTTGGATATTATTTCAGGCCCTGCAATGGAGATGAAATGCGCACCACTTTCATTTGCCACAGCCTTCGCAATCAGTGTCTTTCCTGTACCCGGAGGCCCGTAAAGAAGAACACCTTTCGGAGGCTCGATTCCAAGTTTTCTGAAAAGCTCAGGGTGACGCATGGGAAGTTCAATTGTCTCCCTGACGTTCTGAAGCTCTCCCTTCAGACCTCCTATATCCTCATAGGATATGGTTTTCAGGCCTTCAAAGCCTGCTGC comes from the Methanomicrobium sp. W14 genome and includes:
- a CDS encoding class I adenylate-forming enzyme family protein; the encoded protein is MSNFTAFLDVNKRLGRKNAVIFPSGDFKCTYEEMLETVCRRSSLFLKSGISRGDRVCIYLPSVPEYLFSYLALWRIGAVAVPLNIVLCELEIKYMLENSGASAIISGAEGRKNAEEACSMMSSKPLLFITGDEKWDDALSDMPSYIPPVNCLADDLCQLQYTSGTTGKQKGAMLTHGNWMAAMESECGLLNYCQDDVYLGIYPMAHVGVSWGISALKAGATWVIMEKFDLDRYIRYSEQFKVTVIAGMPPVIHSLLNTDKGSEKSFSTVREMISGGGPLHPSVWKEFYTRFHTPVVNAYGLSETIVVGTGTAIRPEDYKYADEFKSVGYPVGYTEMKIVDTNDSSKELENTKMGEIALRGPAVAKGYWRMEAETKKVFLPDGWFLTGDIGFIDEDGMLAITDRKKDMIVMSGWKIYPTEVEKVYIEHPDIDDIAIFGCPDIHRGEVPVAAVVTVSGKKLSEEDLINFGMERLARYKVPRSYIFLDRLPRVNGWKLLRRELRDSFCSEEEKEFKKALSGITSL
- a CDS encoding CDC48 family AAA ATPase; translated protein: MISLKVDSAYPEDQGGGRARLDPETMLHLHLSPGDLIYIDGKNRTVAKVWRMMVNDWNQEKVRIDNFTRMNAGVSIGDKVDITPVENIVAAESVILAPPEDLPKQLPINYNSAIARLIDFPILKNDSVPVIAGLPFMQPQTVSFKVVYIEPENAVIINRDTEIEFSDKPAAGFEGLKTISYEDIGGLKGELQNVRETIELPMRHPELFRKLGIEPPKGVLLYGPPGTGKTLIAKAVANESGAHFISIAGPEIISKYYGESEQRLREIFDEAEENAPSIVFIDELDSIAPKREDVTGEVERRVVAQLLTMMDGLEERGQVVVIGATNRLDAIDQALRRPGRFDREIEIGVPGEDDRLEILRIHTRGMPIEGENLILEKKKECDSSEGEAREKLEEEFKIIADEVHKNRETMLEEFASKTNGFVGADLASLAREAAMRALRRYLPDIDLDSDEIPQEVLESMEIRISDFRDALKEINPSAMREVFLEVSHVNWSDVGGLSREKEEIRETVEYPLTRREKFENFGIKSPKGVLLYGPPGTGKTLIAKAVANESGANFIPVRGPQLLSKWVGESERAVREIFRKARQVAPSIIFFDELDALAPARGSGPESRVVESVLNQILTEFDGIEELNGVVVMGATNRPDIIDPALLRAGRFDRLVYIGEPDEKSRVKIIQIHSKYLPLEDSNIEEAVDFTQNYDESSIEEAFSEISKKRDFSLNRKLTVDELKAGFEGIDPRDSPVLSKGNRRRIIVAQLIKNGLYMEDPVRDSLIKKVAAKTFGYVGSDLELLCRESAMFAMREGKSEVLESHFKMALEKIHPMMNDRLREQYSKIEQHFKGGLPQQVQPVEYQ